Proteins found in one Sporosarcina sp. FSL K6-3457 genomic segment:
- a CDS encoding sensor histidine kinase, which yields MLDLLVIMLERVGMIVAVAFILTRFQFFKNLVHRDKLNRKQELTAILFFGFFGIVGTYFGVALNTNTLHFNSVATALSSEEAIANSRVIGVVVAGLLGGYRVGIGAGLIAGIHRMTLGGFTAFSCGLSTIIAGVVAGAFYRKGKALKPLTVFGIGALAESMQMSMILLISKPFEQALTLVEVIGIPMILANGVGTALFLLIVHNVISQQEKVTALQAQKTLRIANQTLGYLRTGMNADTAQAVCNILFRELQPSAVAMTNQTDILAHVGIASDHHKVGSSIRTDETKDVILLGELVVVNDGTIHCDYPGCPLGAAVIAPLIRRGETIGTLKLYYPSEKVITDVSIELIAGLSSLLSNQLEIAETDRAYQLAKEAEIKALQAQISPHFLFNSMNIIVSLIRTDPDQARKLLTSLSYFLRQNVTGTTASQITLEQELSHVKAYLEIIEARFVDRLTIVYDVDDHLLHVRIPPFTLQPIVENAIHHGIRDMEKNSIIKMAVRDLGAEIEIMVEDNGKGITPERLAILGTTQLESETGTGVGLFNINRRLLMTFGDQAALSLKSKEHEGTAISFRIPKLEVGV from the coding sequence TTGTTGGACTTGCTGGTAATAATGCTAGAACGAGTCGGTATGATTGTGGCGGTTGCCTTCATTTTGACTCGCTTTCAGTTTTTTAAAAACCTTGTGCATCGTGATAAATTGAATCGTAAGCAGGAGCTTACGGCAATTCTGTTTTTCGGTTTTTTTGGTATTGTAGGCACGTATTTTGGAGTCGCGCTTAATACGAATACGTTGCATTTTAATAGTGTTGCAACGGCATTGAGTTCAGAGGAGGCCATTGCGAATTCGCGTGTCATTGGTGTGGTAGTCGCAGGTTTGTTGGGGGGCTACCGTGTGGGGATTGGCGCGGGGCTAATTGCGGGTATTCATCGTATGACGTTGGGTGGATTTACAGCGTTTTCCTGCGGGCTTTCAACAATCATTGCAGGTGTTGTCGCTGGGGCTTTTTATCGGAAAGGGAAAGCGCTTAAACCGTTAACTGTTTTTGGTATCGGGGCGCTTGCGGAATCGATGCAAATGTCTATGATTCTGTTGATATCCAAACCATTTGAGCAAGCGCTCACACTGGTTGAGGTCATTGGAATTCCGATGATTTTAGCGAATGGGGTGGGGACGGCATTGTTCCTATTGATTGTCCATAATGTAATCAGCCAACAGGAGAAAGTGACGGCGCTGCAGGCGCAGAAAACGTTGCGCATTGCCAATCAAACACTCGGTTATTTGCGCACGGGCATGAACGCCGACACGGCGCAGGCTGTCTGCAATATTCTATTCCGTGAATTACAGCCAAGTGCTGTTGCCATGACCAATCAAACGGATATTCTTGCCCATGTCGGGATTGCCAGTGATCATCATAAGGTAGGCAGCTCGATTCGGACGGATGAAACGAAGGATGTCATTCTTCTTGGAGAGTTGGTTGTCGTCAATGACGGCACCATTCACTGTGATTATCCAGGCTGTCCACTAGGTGCAGCAGTCATAGCCCCCCTGATTCGACGAGGTGAAACAATTGGCACGCTGAAACTGTACTATCCATCTGAAAAAGTGATTACTGATGTTAGCATCGAATTAATCGCCGGACTGAGCTCGCTATTAAGTAACCAATTAGAAATCGCTGAAACGGATCGTGCTTATCAATTGGCAAAAGAGGCGGAAATCAAAGCGCTACAGGCACAAATTAGTCCTCACTTCTTATTTAATTCCATGAATATTATTGTGTCCTTGATTCGCACAGATCCAGACCAGGCACGGAAGCTATTGACGTCGTTATCGTACTTTTTGCGGCAAAATGTGACGGGAACAACTGCATCTCAAATAACACTTGAGCAAGAGCTGTCGCATGTCAAAGCGTATTTGGAAATTATAGAAGCTCGATTTGTAGATCGACTGACCATTGTGTATGACGTGGATGATCATTTGCTACACGTAAGAATTCCACCATTCACCTTACAGCCGATTGTTGAAAATGCAATTCATCATGGCATTAGGGATATGGAGAAAAACAGTATTATTAAAATGGCGGTACGTGATCTTGGGGCAGAAATTGAGATTATGGTGGAGGACAACGGTAAAGGGATAACACCTGAGCGGCTAGCTATTTTGGGGACAACGCAGTTGGAGTCTGAAACAGGAACTGGGGTAGGCCTATTCAATATTAACCGTCGCTTACTCATGACGTTTGGCGATCAAGCCGCTTTGTCACTCAAAAGCAAAGAGCATGAAGGAACAGCTATTTCATTTCGAATTCCTAAATTGGAGGTAGGTGTCTAA
- a CDS encoding LytR/AlgR family response regulator transcription factor: MGTIRTLIVDDERYAREELTYLLGKFPGVQVVGEAESGEAAILKALQLQPDVVFLDVEMPKMNGIEVAKTLVELKKVPLIIFATAYPQFAAEAFRINAVDYLLKPYDEGQLKQTIERIVKTLHPAPQVDNTEKPGKLAVEAGGDIDYILPQDILYIFRDDKVTKIITQTDDYDVRTTLKELESRLEPFSFFRIHKGYLVNLKYVSRLTPWFNGAYQLELEGLEKKLSVSRNYVKDLRQRLEL, from the coding sequence ATGGGGACAATCCGCACTTTGATTGTAGATGACGAACGATATGCACGCGAAGAGTTAACGTATTTACTAGGCAAGTTTCCAGGGGTTCAAGTGGTTGGGGAGGCCGAGAGTGGGGAAGCGGCCATTTTAAAAGCATTACAGCTCCAGCCGGATGTTGTTTTTCTAGATGTCGAGATGCCGAAGATGAATGGCATTGAAGTGGCGAAGACCTTGGTGGAGTTAAAAAAAGTACCACTCATCATTTTTGCAACCGCTTATCCACAATTCGCGGCGGAGGCTTTTCGCATCAATGCTGTCGATTATTTATTGAAACCGTATGATGAGGGGCAGCTAAAGCAAACGATCGAGCGAATTGTCAAGACCTTACATCCAGCGCCACAGGTCGACAATACGGAGAAGCCTGGCAAATTGGCGGTAGAAGCAGGCGGTGATATCGATTATATTTTACCGCAGGATATTTTGTATATTTTTCGAGATGACAAAGTGACGAAAATTATTACGCAAACCGATGACTACGATGTAAGGACTACATTGAAGGAGCTTGAAAGTCGCTTAGAGCCATTTTCATTTTTTCGGATTCATAAAGGCTATCTCGTTAACTTGAAATATGTCAGTCGATTAACGCCATGGTTTAATGGCGCCTATCAATTAGAGTTAGAAGGTTTGGAAAAAAAGCTGTCCGTTAGTAGAAATTATGTTAAAGATTTGCGACAACGCTTAGAATTGTAA
- a CDS encoding carbon starvation CstA family protein: protein MITFFSAIVLLVIAYFTYGKFIEKIFDPSDARKTPAYANADGVDYVPMHKQKNALIQLLNIAGTGPIFGPIMGALFGPVAFIWIVFGAIFAGAVHDYLTGMISIRNKGAHIPELAGKFLGNASKHIVNVFALLLLLLVGTVFVTTPASLLAILMNGKVALWILITVIFVYYFLSTILPIDKIIGRLYPYFGAVLLIGTIGVGGALIFSDYTIPELTLANLHPDNVPVFPILFFTITCGALSGFHATQSPIISRTTQKESQGRYVFYGMMITEAVIAMIWAAAAMSMLDGQTLSEFIKTGTPSSVVNEVSMTLLGAIGGTIAVLGAVVLPITSGDTAFRAARSIIADYLKIDQKKVAKRLMIAVPLFAVSALLTQIDFNILWRYFSWANQATAAIALWIATMYLFIKGKNYFVSLVPALFITYMVFVYILNAKIGLSLDLQLSFYIGIVLTAILTVMFFIKAKNNKANKIETDIVVDGVDMNDKKLA from the coding sequence ATGATTACATTTTTTAGCGCAATTGTACTTTTAGTTATCGCTTATTTTACGTATGGGAAATTCATTGAAAAGATCTTTGACCCTTCGGATGCTCGGAAGACACCTGCGTATGCCAATGCAGATGGTGTCGACTACGTGCCGATGCACAAACAAAAAAATGCGCTCATTCAGCTGCTCAATATAGCTGGAACTGGTCCAATCTTCGGACCAATTATGGGTGCGTTATTTGGACCAGTCGCTTTCATATGGATTGTTTTCGGAGCGATTTTTGCAGGAGCTGTGCATGACTATTTAACAGGTATGATTTCGATTCGTAATAAAGGCGCACATATTCCAGAGCTTGCTGGAAAATTTTTAGGTAATGCTTCCAAGCATATTGTAAACGTTTTCGCGCTTTTGCTTCTACTATTAGTTGGGACTGTATTTGTAACGACGCCGGCCTCTTTATTGGCAATATTAATGAATGGTAAAGTGGCATTATGGATCTTAATTACAGTTATTTTTGTTTACTATTTCTTATCTACGATTCTTCCGATTGATAAAATTATTGGTAGACTATATCCGTATTTTGGTGCGGTACTATTGATTGGTACTATTGGGGTTGGAGGAGCCTTAATATTCTCGGATTATACAATTCCAGAATTGACGCTGGCGAACTTGCACCCAGATAATGTACCGGTCTTCCCAATTTTATTCTTTACAATTACTTGTGGCGCTCTATCTGGTTTCCATGCGACACAATCACCAATTATCTCTAGAACAACACAAAAAGAATCACAAGGTCGCTATGTATTTTACGGCATGATGATTACGGAAGCAGTCATTGCGATGATCTGGGCTGCGGCGGCAATGAGTATGCTAGACGGACAAACATTAAGTGAGTTCATCAAAACAGGTACACCTTCTTCCGTTGTTAATGAAGTATCCATGACGTTGCTAGGCGCTATTGGTGGAACAATCGCGGTATTAGGGGCTGTCGTATTGCCGATTACATCAGGCGATACAGCGTTCCGTGCTGCACGTTCAATTATTGCGGATTACTTGAAGATTGATCAGAAAAAAGTGGCAAAACGATTGATGATTGCTGTACCATTGTTTGCGGTATCGGCATTGCTAACACAAATCGATTTCAACATCTTGTGGAGATACTTCTCTTGGGCAAACCAAGCAACAGCGGCAATTGCCTTATGGATTGCGACGATGTATCTATTTATTAAAGGCAAGAACTACTTTGTGTCGCTCGTACCGGCACTGTTCATCACCTACATGGTCTTCGTCTATATCTTAAACGCGAAGATTGGATTGAGCTTAGACTTGCAACTGTCCTTCTACATTGGAATCGTCTTGACGGCTATTTTGACGGTCATGTTCTTTATTAAAGCGAAAAACAATAAGGCGAATAAGATTGAAACGGATATTGTAGTTGATGGTGTGGATATGAATGATAAGAAATTAGCTTGA
- a CDS encoding MerR family transcriptional regulator, with translation MLSIGKTAHLVGVTVKAIKHYEELGLMKPAFVNQETGYRFYSQMEQLQLIRIKTLRRFGVSLSAILAEGDEQMESLLLTRRRQIELEMDDLQQTMEAIESYLNKEEIHMETRIVEMEETTVKGYGLVGPVSEIPAEWGKLNKEIANKGIVVEESFGVCLKMEGEEIHYIAGIKSNLAEGFPNTQEVVIPAGKFVVATVEGGIPGIPATYDAIIKMEDIRLRDCYDFERYLHPAGAVGDAIEIWMPIE, from the coding sequence ATGCTGTCTATTGGAAAAACGGCCCATCTTGTGGGTGTCACGGTGAAGGCTATTAAACATTATGAAGAGCTGGGACTTATGAAGCCTGCTTTCGTTAATCAAGAAACGGGATACCGCTTTTATTCGCAAATGGAGCAACTGCAACTGATTCGTATTAAAACATTGAGGCGATTTGGGGTATCTCTCTCCGCTATTCTTGCAGAAGGAGACGAACAAATGGAGTCGTTGTTATTGACGAGGAGACGGCAAATAGAACTTGAAATGGACGATTTGCAACAGACGATGGAAGCGATTGAAAGCTATTTAAACAAGGAGGAGATTCATATGGAAACACGTATTGTTGAGATGGAGGAAACGACAGTAAAGGGATATGGATTAGTGGGGCCCGTTTCAGAAATTCCTGCTGAATGGGGGAAATTAAATAAGGAAATTGCTAATAAAGGCATCGTTGTGGAAGAATCTTTTGGTGTTTGTTTGAAGATGGAGGGAGAGGAAATCCACTACATCGCTGGGATTAAATCAAATCTCGCTGAAGGTTTTCCGAATACGCAAGAGGTCGTTATTCCGGCAGGGAAATTCGTTGTTGCGACGGTGGAAGGAGGCATTCCGGGAATTCCCGCTACGTACGATGCCATTATTAAAATGGAAGATATCAGACTACGAGATTGCTATGATTTCGAACGATATCTTCATCCCGCAGGAGCGGTTGGTGATGCCATTGAGATTTGGATGCCGATTGAGTGA
- a CDS encoding MerR family transcriptional regulator: MKVKEVSQLTGISVRTLHHYDDIGLLTPDELTEAGYRIYSDDSLATLQQILFFRELGFSLKRIKELLDSPAFNRQEAFEMQREMLVDKRKQLDSMIATIDKTILQGKGELVMTNEEKFKGFDFSNNPYEQEARERWGDKAVDASNQKAAKFGPELGEEMNRIYFKLAEIRHLDPASDEAQAGIGEWFVLLNKMGDYSLEAFAGLGQMYVADERFTRNIDKFGEGLARWMCGAMGVFAEQGD; the protein is encoded by the coding sequence ATGAAAGTGAAAGAAGTATCACAGTTAACCGGTATCAGTGTGCGCACACTCCATCATTATGATGACATCGGATTATTAACGCCAGACGAATTGACGGAGGCGGGCTACCGGATTTATTCCGACGATAGTTTGGCAACGCTGCAACAAATATTGTTCTTTCGTGAACTCGGCTTCTCTTTGAAGAGAATTAAAGAGCTACTCGATAGCCCTGCATTCAATCGTCAGGAGGCTTTTGAAATGCAACGGGAAATGCTCGTGGACAAACGCAAGCAGCTCGACAGTATGATTGCAACGATTGACAAGACCATTCTACAAGGAAAAGGGGAATTAGTGATGACGAATGAAGAGAAATTTAAAGGGTTCGATTTTAGTAACAATCCATATGAACAGGAAGCGAGAGAGCGTTGGGGAGATAAGGCGGTAGATGCGTCGAATCAGAAGGCTGCGAAGTTTGGGCCAGAGTTGGGTGAGGAGATGAATCGCATTTACTTTAAGTTGGCGGAGATTAGGCATTTAGATCCGGCTTCTGATGAAGCGCAGGCGGGTATTGGTGAGTGGTTTGTGTTGTTGAATAAGATGGGTGATTATTCGCTGGAGGCATTTGCGGGATTGGGGCAGATGTATGTGGCGGATGAGCGGTTTACGAGGAATATTGATAAGTTTGGGGAGGGTTTGGCGAGGTGGATGTGTGGGGCTATGGGGGTGTTTGCGGAACAAGGCGATTGA
- a CDS encoding DUF6173 family protein: protein MDVSQQQQHTKTEAAIIAKQITTYLNAYNQSLDIDGKARIMFSPFGQIAIISNLKIGHIGSKLILFQGISVQTNVPFELLQHIAQLNIQLSPPKKDNPGVMKNTIGFLKR, encoded by the coding sequence ATGGATGTTTCACAACAACAACAACATACAAAAACTGAAGCCGCAATCATCGCCAAACAAATAACCACTTATCTCAATGCGTATAATCAAAGCTTGGACATTGATGGTAAAGCAAGAATAATGTTCTCCCCTTTCGGACAGATTGCTATCATTAGTAACTTAAAAATCGGCCACATCGGGTCTAAACTAATTCTATTCCAAGGGATTTCAGTACAGACCAATGTTCCATTTGAATTACTACAACATATCGCACAACTTAATATTCAATTATCCCCACCGAAAAAGGATAATCCAGGTGTAATGAAAAATACTATTGGATTCTTAAAACGTTGA
- the cas3 gene encoding CRISPR-associated helicase Cas3', giving the protein MKYIAHTPPTEGDAYHYLDDHTEGVLQKAIEFSKSFDPYGITAASALAHDLGKMTKEFQQYIQEENPKRGSVKHALGGTIILNRINDSRAKLAGIIVAGHHAGLPDGSRIVNEKIPNAEKYLSELPNATHQEEKRIEGLLQTLEPLPNLSKDDSVYADMLVKMCFSSLVDADFLDTEEYMDKQRSLLRERTDAVFIHKLDEKLQTYMAELVEEASNTPLNRRRLQVYQSCLEQGLSSQSFRSLNVPTGLGKTLAAMGYALKHAENFNKKRVIVALPYTSIIDQSAQVYKGIFGEDEVLEHHSQVDFSDDESEQMSSMRLAAENWDRSIIVTTTVQLFESVFSNRTSKCRKLHNIADSVIILDEFQKLPIEVLEPIFRALKILMDKFNVTVVVSSATPLSFDKPELFGNINAPIEICPYNHELFEEMKRVEYEFLRESLSSESLVNRMEDCRQVLCIVNTRKDAMKVYKEMKKFRQQGRKVYHLSTLMCPHHRKKVIANIQVDLENEKSIAVVSTSLIEAGIDFDFPTVYRAMAPIDSIVQAAGRCNREGGLDSGKVYIFELKGGRLPKGTYTRGTEQTRILLKRNGADSLHKLTTYHEYFRGLYSLEGEDGLDKYEITSAKPFAYETVDGKFKMIEQKTVSVLCRNYNAEVENIERLLKEAKELPYLTKKWYRKAQMFSVNIGENSRFLKEHSCQLEQIAEGWYVWKGEYKEVSGVSEFL; this is encoded by the coding sequence ATGAAATATATCGCACACACTCCTCCTACCGAAGGAGATGCGTACCATTACTTGGATGACCATACTGAAGGTGTTCTACAAAAAGCAATTGAATTTAGTAAGTCATTTGATCCTTATGGGATTACTGCGGCTTCTGCATTGGCTCATGATTTAGGGAAAATGACAAAGGAGTTTCAGCAATACATTCAAGAGGAAAATCCTAAGCGCGGATCAGTTAAACATGCGTTAGGAGGTACGATTATCCTGAATCGAATTAATGATAGTCGTGCCAAACTAGCAGGTATTATTGTGGCGGGCCATCATGCTGGTTTGCCAGATGGTAGCAGAATCGTCAATGAAAAAATACCAAATGCAGAGAAGTATCTTAGTGAGTTGCCGAATGCTACACATCAGGAAGAAAAGAGGATTGAAGGATTACTTCAAACACTTGAGCCGCTCCCGAATTTATCGAAAGATGATTCAGTGTATGCGGATATGCTTGTCAAAATGTGTTTTTCTTCTCTTGTAGATGCTGATTTTTTAGATACGGAAGAATATATGGATAAGCAGCGTAGTTTGCTGCGTGAAAGGACTGACGCGGTTTTCATTCACAAACTGGATGAGAAGTTGCAAACATATATGGCAGAGTTAGTTGAAGAGGCTTCTAACACACCGTTGAATCGGAGAAGATTACAAGTTTATCAATCTTGTTTAGAGCAAGGCCTCTCATCACAGTCATTTCGCTCATTAAATGTCCCGACAGGACTGGGTAAGACGCTTGCAGCAATGGGATATGCACTTAAGCACGCAGAAAATTTTAATAAGAAGAGGGTAATTGTAGCACTTCCTTATACGTCGATTATTGACCAAAGTGCTCAAGTTTATAAAGGAATATTCGGTGAAGACGAGGTGCTTGAACACCATTCGCAAGTTGATTTTTCCGATGATGAAAGTGAACAGATGTCTTCTATGAGACTAGCGGCAGAAAATTGGGATCGATCGATTATTGTTACCACAACTGTCCAACTTTTTGAAAGCGTTTTTTCGAATCGAACGAGTAAATGCCGAAAGCTTCATAATATCGCGGATAGCGTCATTATCTTAGATGAGTTTCAAAAACTACCGATTGAAGTATTAGAACCTATTTTTAGGGCTTTAAAAATTTTGATGGACAAATTCAATGTCACAGTGGTCGTTTCAAGTGCTACCCCATTATCTTTTGATAAACCTGAGCTGTTTGGAAATATCAATGCTCCTATTGAGATATGTCCATATAATCATGAGCTTTTTGAAGAAATGAAGCGTGTTGAATATGAGTTTTTACGCGAATCATTGAGTAGTGAGAGTCTTGTTAATCGGATGGAAGATTGTAGACAAGTCCTATGTATTGTTAATACAAGAAAAGATGCAATGAAAGTCTATAAAGAAATGAAAAAGTTCCGGCAACAGGGCAGAAAAGTTTATCATCTATCCACATTAATGTGTCCGCATCATCGCAAAAAAGTTATTGCTAATATTCAAGTTGATTTGGAAAATGAAAAATCAATTGCTGTAGTATCGACGTCGCTCATTGAGGCGGGAATTGACTTTGATTTTCCGACTGTCTATCGAGCGATGGCGCCTATTGATTCTATTGTACAGGCTGCAGGAAGGTGCAATCGTGAAGGAGGCTTAGATAGTGGTAAGGTCTATATTTTTGAACTTAAAGGAGGAAGGTTACCGAAGGGGACTTATACAAGGGGAACTGAGCAGACAAGGATTCTTTTAAAGAGAAATGGAGCAGATTCGCTGCATAAACTAACTACCTATCATGAGTATTTTCGAGGGTTATATTCTCTTGAAGGAGAAGATGGGCTTGATAAATACGAAATTACTTCTGCTAAGCCGTTTGCCTATGAGACTGTCGATGGAAAATTTAAAATGATCGAACAGAAAACGGTTTCTGTTTTATGTCGTAATTATAATGCTGAAGTTGAAAATATCGAGCGCCTATTAAAGGAAGCAAAAGAGTTACCGTATTTAACGAAAAAATGGTATAGAAAAGCACAAATGTTTTCGGTGAACATAGGAGAGAACAGTCGATTTCTAAAAGAACATAGCTGCCAGTTAGAGCAGATTGCGGAAGGCTGGTATGTTTGGAAAGGGGAATATAAGGAAGTATCGGGGGTTAGCGAGTTCTTATAA
- the cas5c gene encoding type I-C CRISPR-associated protein Cas5c — MSSTLKVKVWGDFALFTRPESKAERVSYPVMTPSAARGILEGIFWKPEFKWRVRSIHILKPIQYYSILRNEVASIVPTSITKSRKDYLADEDRQQRHSLMLRNVAYIIEADIELMEHTTDNITKYREMFRRRVAKGQCFHRPYFGTRECSVHFAEPNDTDKAIDVTDNLGPMLFDLKFPKGNEKNPQAIPYFFEANVENGVLHVPDYLYEEVYR, encoded by the coding sequence ATGTCGTCGACTCTAAAGGTGAAAGTATGGGGAGATTTTGCTTTATTTACACGTCCGGAATCTAAGGCGGAACGGGTATCTTATCCAGTAATGACCCCTTCCGCAGCCCGTGGTATTTTGGAGGGAATCTTCTGGAAGCCAGAATTTAAATGGCGAGTTAGAAGCATCCATATTTTAAAACCTATTCAGTACTACTCTATTTTAAGGAATGAAGTTGCCTCAATTGTCCCAACAAGTATAACGAAGAGCAGGAAAGACTATTTAGCGGATGAAGACCGGCAACAACGTCATTCGCTAATGCTTAGAAATGTTGCGTATATAATCGAAGCTGATATCGAGTTAATGGAACATACGACGGATAATATAACGAAATATCGAGAAATGTTCAGGAGGCGTGTGGCAAAAGGACAATGTTTTCACAGGCCTTATTTTGGAACTAGAGAATGTTCCGTTCATTTTGCTGAACCGAATGATACCGATAAGGCCATCGATGTAACAGATAATCTTGGGCCGATGTTATTCGATTTAAAGTTTCCGAAAGGGAATGAAAAAAATCCGCAGGCTATCCCTTATTTCTTTGAAGCAAACGTGGAAAATGGTGTGCTCCATGTTCCGGATTACCTGTATGAGGAGGTGTATAGGTAA
- the cas8c gene encoding type I-C CRISPR-associated protein Cas8c/Csd1, whose product MTRLVEFADANREKFPAIGYKLKKFQWTASIHDDGAISFIKADKNAQRTIPDISRSSGVKPILLTDKAEYVLQVDKENATEKNKVRTSQCHEAYMGLLKECFEETKSELILRVMKALEKRDWTLPSDMKPGDILVIKLDIDKFPHAEESVKNFWSRKVTPIADEAQNKICFICGKKAPAIERHSMEFSIGVDRTKLISANDNAYLSYGLKASEVAPTCFSCEQKYGQALSYMLRKHTSPNLKGGPHTFSVGGVTYVYWTRQNNDEVDDLISCLSDPDQESVKRILHSTYSGFENKVDTSDFCILALTANKARLVVRDYTEKPYWQIKEQLKQFFEAQDVGGPRLYGIYTLASSMYRDANKEIQKYAIKEWMGWALEGRELSGLIASHILKRIQAGGKMHVLHAAAIKSWLVSQNKEVWTVHVDETKKSDSYLCGRLFAVLEKVQEDAIGGNETIASRFFGSASTAPKSIFGMLIRNSQAHLSKIGKQNKGFEVNYSKRIQGILEGLEEFPTVLSLHEQAEFALGYYHEKQNLFKKKPKDEGEED is encoded by the coding sequence ATGACGCGACTTGTTGAATTTGCAGATGCCAACCGAGAGAAATTTCCCGCAATCGGTTATAAGCTAAAGAAGTTTCAATGGACTGCTTCTATTCATGATGATGGAGCAATTTCTTTTATTAAAGCAGATAAGAATGCACAGAGAACCATTCCAGATATTTCACGTTCTTCGGGAGTTAAGCCGATTTTACTAACGGATAAAGCTGAGTATGTCCTTCAAGTTGATAAAGAGAATGCAACGGAAAAGAATAAGGTGAGGACGAGCCAGTGTCATGAAGCATACATGGGTCTTTTAAAGGAGTGCTTTGAAGAAACAAAAAGCGAGCTAATTTTGCGTGTGATGAAGGCTTTGGAAAAAAGAGATTGGACATTGCCTAGTGATATGAAACCTGGAGACATCCTGGTCATTAAATTAGACATAGATAAGTTTCCTCATGCAGAAGAAAGTGTGAAAAATTTTTGGTCACGCAAAGTAACTCCGATAGCGGATGAGGCACAAAATAAAATCTGTTTCATTTGCGGTAAAAAAGCACCGGCAATTGAACGTCATTCTATGGAATTTTCGATTGGCGTGGATCGAACAAAGCTAATCTCTGCTAATGACAATGCTTATTTGTCATATGGATTAAAGGCTTCAGAGGTTGCTCCAACTTGTTTTAGTTGTGAGCAGAAATATGGCCAAGCTCTTTCCTATATGTTGCGCAAGCATACGAGTCCAAACTTAAAAGGTGGGCCACATACTTTTTCGGTTGGTGGTGTGACATATGTGTATTGGACAAGACAAAATAATGATGAAGTCGATGATCTTATTTCTTGTCTGTCAGATCCTGATCAAGAATCAGTAAAACGCATATTGCATTCAACCTATTCGGGATTTGAGAATAAGGTAGATACTAGTGATTTTTGTATTCTAGCTTTAACAGCGAACAAAGCGCGTTTAGTTGTCCGCGATTACACAGAAAAACCATATTGGCAAATTAAAGAGCAGTTGAAGCAATTTTTTGAGGCGCAAGATGTTGGAGGTCCACGTTTATATGGAATCTATACACTTGCTTCCTCTATGTATAGGGATGCGAATAAAGAAATACAGAAATATGCGATTAAAGAGTGGATGGGCTGGGCGCTTGAAGGTCGAGAACTATCAGGGCTAATCGCTTCACATATTTTAAAAAGAATCCAAGCTGGCGGTAAAATGCATGTTCTTCACGCGGCGGCAATTAAGAGTTGGCTTGTGAGTCAAAATAAGGAGGTGTGGACTGTGCATGTAGATGAAACGAAAAAAAGTGATTCGTATTTATGTGGAAGACTGTTTGCGGTATTGGAAAAAGTCCAAGAGGATGCAATAGGGGGGAATGAAACGATTGCATCGAGATTTTTTGGATCAGCTTCCACTGCACCAAAATCCATATTCGGGATGCTCATAAGGAATAGTCAAGCCCATCTCAGTAAAATAGGTAAGCAGAACAAAGGATTCGAAGTGAACTATTCCAAAAGGATACAAGGGATTTTAGAAGGATTAGAGGAATTTCCGACTGTATTAAGTTTACATGAGCAAGCTGAGTTTGCACTTGGTTATTACCATGAAAAACAAAATCTATTCAAAAAGAAACCAAAAGACGAGGGGGAAGAAGACTGA